The genome window TTCAAAGCCTTTCCCGATCTCAACCAACATTGCGTGACGGTTGTCTACAACCGACCGGACCTGATCCGCTTTGCGCCGTGCACGTTGTCTCAAAAACAGAGCGCTCGAGCGAAATGGGATATTCCCCAAAATACACAAGTCATTGCCACGGCAGGTACCAATTTCATGCTTAAGGGTATCAGGCAGCTCATTGCCACCTTGGTCCATCTACCAGAAGACACCCTGCTTGTGGTCGCCGGTGGGCGTCATCCTGGCCGATACATCCGATACGCTCGACGACTTGGTGTCGCTCACCGGGTCCGATTTCTGGGCAGGGTGGACGACATGGTCACCTTGTATCAGGCCAGCAACTTGTTCGTGCTCTTGAGTTTTTATGACGCCTGCTCCAATGCGGTTCTTGAAGCCTTGGCATCGGGACTACCCGTCATCTCTACAACAACCAACGGCAGCAGTTTCTTTTTACCTCCGGAGCGGACTGTTGACCCAGCAATCGATCCGAGTCAACTTGCCCAAAAAATGAAGCGAATCCTCGCACAAAACAAACCGTCGTCTTTCACATTTCCCGATCATGTCCCATCCGGTCTTGATCCGTATATTACCGCTGTCAAGGCCGCTCTTGCTCTTAAAAATCCAGCCACAAACACGGCGGAACCGTCATGAAGATCAACGATCTTGCTTCCATACACCCCAAACGCATTCTTGTCTGCCAGCTCCGACAAATAGGAGACGTGATTTTGACGACACCACTCATCCACTTGCTCAAAAAACGATACCAAGAAGCCTGCATATCCGTTTTTACCGAGAAAAAATGTGCTCCCGTTCTCTACAACAACCCGGATATTACCCATATTTGGGAATTGGATAAACAGCAAGGAATGATGCAAAGCCTAGCCTTATACTGGAAAATGGCTCGTCAGCACTATGATCTTGTCGTGGATTGCCAGCAGCTTCCCAGATGCCGTTTCGCCACTTGGTTAAGCCGAGCAAAGGTGCGATTGACCTATCAACCACCTTGGTACAACAGACTTTTTTACACGCATTGGTCCAAACCGGTAGATGGATATGCAGCAAAATATAAAACCAGTTTTTTGGCTCCTCTTGGCATCAACTGGAAC of Desulfoplanes formicivorans contains these proteins:
- a CDS encoding glycosyltransferase family 4 protein, translating into MNRPRIAIMLPKLSHYGGVEGFAWRLAEALGQEYDVDFICARQETDPPDGVTVRCIGRPFLGKCVKILWFALGAEFVRRKSNYDLAIGLGNTICQDILRISGGPTRIFWQHSIRAYPQGFARTWKMIRRRFSPANNLILAIEKLQIHFSGQIIANSHMVRDWLFKAFPDLNQHCVTVVYNRPDLIRFAPCTLSQKQSARAKWDIPQNTQVIATAGTNFMLKGIRQLIATLVHLPEDTLLVVAGGRHPGRYIRYARRLGVAHRVRFLGRVDDMVTLYQASNLFVLLSFYDACSNAVLEALASGLPVISTTTNGSSFFLPPERTVDPAIDPSQLAQKMKRILAQNKPSSFTFPDHVPSGLDPYITAVKAALALKNPATNTAEPS